ACAACCGCTACGAGATTCTTGCCACCGTCAAGTCAGGCGGGATGGGGTGCCTCTACAAGGCCCGCGATATAAGGCTTAACAACGTGGTGGCAGTCAAGCAGATGAAGAGCGCCTTCACTTCCGAGGATGACGACGCCTATGCGGAGGGGCGCTTCTGGGAGGAGGCACGGCTCCTCTCGACGCTTCACCATGGCGGCCTGCCGAAAGTCATTGATTTCTTCTGCGGGAAAGATCCCTCTACGGCAAGGCCCGCGAGATACCTTGTGATGACCTTCATCGAGGGGAAAGACCTGGAGGCCCTGAGGGCCGAAAGAGGGCAGGCCCCCTTTCCTGTCGAGGAGGTGCTGGATTACTTCAGGCAGATTCTCTCGATTCTCAACTACCTTCATACCCAGTGCCCTCCCATTGTATACCGGGATATGAAGCTCTCGAATATCATGCTCTCCGAGAAGAGGATATTCCTCGTGGACTTTGGAATAGCCCGCCTTTTTGTCCCGGAAAAGGGAGGGGGGACTCAGGCGGGCACGCCAGGATTCGCGGCGCCCGAGCAGTACAAAGGATTCGCTGAGCCCAGGAGCGACCTTTACGCCCTGGGGACTGTCCTGTATTCACTCCTCACCGGGCTGGATCCCGGGGGGGACCCCACCAAGGCCCCCCATGCCTGTGAAAAGGTGAGAGCCCTCAACGCTGCCGTTCCTGCCTACCTCGAAGAGATCATAGGCGAGATGATGGAATATGAATGTGAAAAGCGCCCGCCTTCTGCGGCGGCCATTATAAAGAGGCTTAATGACACCCTTGCCCCGCCTGCCGCTCCTGCCCCGCCTGCCGCTTCTGCAGCGCCTTCCGCGCCTCCGGCGAGGGTTATGGCCCGGGAGCCCGTGGAGCCTCCCCCTCCCCTTGCAGATGTCCTCAATGCCATAAGGTACAGGGATATGGCCACCATTAAAAAATATATCAACGGGGGCGGCGATATGAACGCCCTCTCCTACCGGGGCCTCACCCCTCTCCATTTCGCCACGGAGAAAGGAATCCCCGAGGCCGTGGAGCTGCTGTTGAAAGGCGGCTGCGATATCAATCACACCGGCAAGGTGGGCTGGACCTC
The sequence above is a segment of the Candidatus Eremiobacterota bacterium genome. Coding sequences within it:
- a CDS encoding ankyrin repeat domain-containing protein, which codes for MPKFCPQCGSAVEDKARFCMQCGERLAAESASLLLDNRYEILATVKSGGMGCLYKARDIRLNNVVAVKQMKSAFTSEDDDAYAEGRFWEEARLLSTLHHGGLPKVIDFFCGKDPSTARPARYLVMTFIEGKDLEALRAERGQAPFPVEEVLDYFRQILSILNYLHTQCPPIVYRDMKLSNIMLSEKRIFLVDFGIARLFVPEKGGGTQAGTPGFAAPEQYKGFAEPRSDLYALGTVLYSLLTGLDPGGDPTKAPHACEKVRALNAAVPAYLEEIIGEMMEYECEKRPPSAAAIIKRLNDTLAPPAAPAPPAASAAPSAPPARVMAREPVEPPPPLADVLNAIRYRDMATIKKYINGGGDMNALSYRGLTPLHFATEKGIPEAVELLLKGGCDINHTGKVGWTSLHLTAITGDVVIAKILLANGANINAMNEEGVTPLHRAVHWGHEEFLRYLVGERADLNSADKYGVTPLIYAVIKKRVHMVKILVANGADMNCLDKSGSNALHLAAANDDHEIMKLLILGGADVNIKNSLGQAALHILAQQSYGIVADLLIAKGAEVNAKDGKGQTPLHWASQTDFSMVSFLLSHGAEVNAKDQRGTTPLQKAIAAGRRENVAILRKYGAG